A single region of the Salvelinus sp. IW2-2015 linkage group LG20, ASM291031v2, whole genome shotgun sequence genome encodes:
- the nupr1b gene encoding nuclear protein 1b, giving the protein MSSFVDVKNVEPTHFEEQHYDEYEYYNLSEKYTCGASRKGRSKKEASDNTNRPNPGGHERKLVEKLQNTEKKAKV; this is encoded by the exons ATGTCAAGCTTCGTAGACGTGAAGAATGTTGAGCCAACCCACTTTGAAGAACAACACTACGACGAATATGAATATTATAAcctttcagaaaaatacacat GTGGCGCTAGCCGCAAGGGGAGGTCAAAGAAGGAAGCCAGCGACAATACCAACCGCCCCAACCCCGGAGGCCACGAGCGCAAGCTCGTAGAGAAACTTCAGAACACTGAAAAGAAGGCCAAGGTGTGA
- the LOC111982071 gene encoding LOW QUALITY PROTEIN: SAGA-associated factor 29-like (The sequence of the model RefSeq protein was modified relative to this genomic sequence to represent the inferred CDS: deleted 1 base in 1 codon) translates to MECKIMPADTIIAELLTELHQLXKQTQEERSRSEHNLLNIQKTHERMQTENKTSPYYRTKLRGLYTTARADAEAECSILRHALDKIAEIKSLLEERRIAAKMAGVNSDNDPPRKTMRRGVLMTLLQQSAMTLPLWIGKPGDSPPPLCGAMPASSDYVAKQGDKVAARVKAVDGDEQWILAEVVSYSHSTNKYEVDDIDEEGKERHTLSRRRIIPLPQWKANPETDPEALFSKDQLVLALYPQTTCFYRALIHTHPHRPQDDYSVLFEDTSYADGYSPPLNVAQRYVVACKENKKK, encoded by the exons ATGGAAT GCAAAATCATGCCGGCAGACACCATAATCGCAGAGCTTTTAACAGAGCTCCATCAACTCATRAAGCAGACGCAG GAGGAGCGGTCGCGCAGT GAACACAACCTGCTCAACATCCAGAAAACACACGAGAGGATGCAGACTGAGAACAAGA CCTCCCCTTATTACCGGACTAAGCTGAGGGGACTCTACACCACAGCCAGAGCAGACGCTGAGGCAGAGTGCAG TATTCTTCGTCATGCCCTCGACAAAATTGCAGAGATCAAATCCTTATTGGAGGAGAGGCGAATAG CGGCTAAGATGGCAGGGGTGAACAGCGACAATGACCCCCCCAGGAAGACCATGCGGAGGGGGGTGCTGATGACACTGCTCCAACAGTCAGCCATGACGCTCCCGCTGTGGATCGGCAAGCCAGGAGACAG tcCTCCTCCCCTGTGTGGGGCGATGCCAGCCAGCAGTGACTACGTGGCCAAGCAGGGGGACAAGGTGGCAGCGCGGGTCAAGGCCGTGGATGGAGACGAACAGTGGATCCTGGCCGAGGTGGTCAGCTACAGCCACTCCACCAACAA GTACGAAGTGGATGACATTGATGAGGAAGGAAAAGA gaGACACACCCTGAGCAGGCGGCGTATCATCCCCCTGCCCCAGTGGAAGGCCAACCCAGAGACGGACCCGGAGGCCCTGTTCAGTAAAGACCAGCTGGTGCTGGCCCTCTACCCCCAGACTACCTGCTTCTACAGAGCCctcatccacacacacccacaccgg cCCCAGGACGACTACTCAGTGCTGTTTGAGGACACGTCGTACGCAGACGGCTACTCCCCGCCCCTCAACGTAGCTCAGAGATACGTGGTGGCCTGCAAAGAGAACAAAAAAAAgtaa